A window of Sulfurimonas gotlandica GD1 contains these coding sequences:
- a CDS encoding carboxylate--amine ligase produces the protein MYMQHTRNFTFNISSPKKFNFDLLDDWLVSALKIEIKDQKGSNIPMESLIKRELLLIRSLMQAILLPYFDTGALLKVKQDKKIPLQWSASVALVYIEHIPDICYEMIINFAIKNIYWMMNTQLTDENREKLYDRIEKEIIHKLKGISGSGKSTIPILTAAYEKKIPFFHLGGGTYQLGYGSKSRLINRSTSDLDSSIGAKLSNDKMMTSNIVRMAGLPAPVNGVANSVKNATIIAKKIEWPIVIKPADADRGEGVTVGVTDDKQLKIAFEKAKLFSRSKRIIIEREVNGVAHRIFIAKDKLIYAVKRLPISIEGDGVKEISELIKEENEAIRNNPPWLRKKIFPDDKEAIEVIKKSNYSLASIPKKKELVPLRIIESTASGGTPQNVTDIIHPDNIDIAIRAAKLFGLEVSGIDIISEDIKKPWHVNGAIINEVNFAPAFGVSEISKSYIPAYLDLILDDDGNIPISVVVGGNMAMDIALQEQSELMQKGISCFVSSHNVTINGLRKGIILPFKSLYKRCRALLMNRQVEAIILVVQTDEFLYSGLPCSNIKKVTNVDAKLISSKNLENKVSQDRVEALIRLINVE, from the coding sequence ATGTATATGCAACATACTCGTAACTTTACTTTTAATATAAGCAGCCCTAAAAAGTTTAACTTTGATCTTCTTGACGATTGGTTGGTCTCAGCACTTAAAATAGAGATAAAAGATCAGAAGGGCTCTAATATACCAATGGAGTCATTGATAAAGAGAGAGTTACTCCTTATACGCTCACTGATGCAGGCTATATTGCTACCATATTTTGATACAGGTGCTCTTTTAAAAGTAAAACAGGATAAGAAAATACCATTACAATGGAGTGCTAGTGTTGCTCTTGTTTATATAGAACATATTCCTGATATATGTTATGAGATGATAATTAACTTTGCAATAAAAAATATTTACTGGATGATGAATACTCAACTAACAGATGAAAATAGAGAAAAATTATATGATAGAATTGAAAAAGAGATCATACATAAACTAAAGGGGATTAGTGGTTCCGGCAAGTCTACTATACCGATACTAACTGCGGCATATGAGAAAAAGATACCATTTTTTCATTTGGGTGGTGGTACATATCAGCTTGGATATGGTTCAAAATCAAGACTAATAAATCGTAGTACCAGTGATTTAGATTCAAGTATCGGTGCAAAACTCTCTAATGATAAGATGATGACATCAAACATTGTTCGTATGGCTGGATTGCCTGCTCCTGTTAACGGAGTAGCGAACAGCGTTAAAAATGCGACAATAATAGCAAAAAAGATAGAGTGGCCTATTGTTATAAAGCCTGCAGATGCTGATCGTGGTGAAGGTGTTACTGTTGGAGTTACAGATGATAAACAATTAAAAATTGCATTTGAGAAAGCAAAACTATTTTCAAGATCTAAAAGAATAATTATAGAAAGAGAAGTTAATGGAGTGGCACATAGGATTTTTATAGCAAAAGATAAGTTAATATATGCAGTAAAACGTTTACCGATTTCTATAGAAGGTGATGGAGTAAAAGAGATCTCTGAACTTATTAAAGAAGAAAATGAGGCTATAAGAAATAATCCTCCATGGTTACGTAAAAAAATATTTCCTGATGATAAAGAAGCAATTGAAGTTATAAAAAAATCAAATTATTCACTAGCATCTATACCTAAAAAAAAGGAACTTGTCCCACTAAGAATCATTGAATCTACAGCATCTGGCGGTACACCTCAAAATGTTACAGATATTATTCATCCTGATAATATTGATATAGCAATAAGAGCGGCTAAACTCTTTGGACTTGAAGTTTCAGGTATAGATATTATCAGTGAAGATATCAAAAAACCATGGCATGTAAATGGAGCTATAATAAATGAAGTAAATTTTGCACCGGCATTTGGTGTAAGTGAAATATCTAAAAGTTATATTCCAGCTTATCTTGATCTTATTTTAGATGATGATGGAAACATACCAATCAGTGTTGTAGTCGGTGGAAACATGGCAATGGATATAGCTTTACAAGAACAGTCTGAATTGATGCAAAAAGGAATATCCTGTTTTGTAAGCAGTCACAATGTAACAATAAACGGATTAAGAAAGGGAATTATACTTCCCTTTAAAAGCTTATATAAAAGATGTAGAGCACTTTTAATGAACCGTCAAGTAGAAGCAATTATTTTAGTAGTTCAGACAGATGAATTTTTATATAGTGGCCTTCCTTGTAGTAATATTAAGAAAGTAACAAATGTAGATGCCAAACTTATTTCATCAAAAAATTTAGAAAATAAAGTATCACAGGATAGAGTAGAAGCTCTAATAAGGTTAATAAATGTGGAATAG
- a CDS encoding GNAT family N-acetyltransferase — protein MEFVIEKAKPENRSDIIDVLAPWNLHKIPSPEALEIDFEFFFVAKVMGKIIGVSGYQLLSNDIAETRSLAVYPEFQGSGIGKELQDIRLEAMSKAGIKKVITYTDRQETITWYKKNYGYVQTGITKKKSDHGLKDVDIWTKLELDLTQYINKKTIIVRDKLKYIELNEPAPLSAYKPLIINVALTGMVPTKRLTPYVPISVNEIIEDAIKVHDAGASIVHLHARDKDGVPVSDAKYFEIIISTLRRERPELICCATTSGRGGISFEARSEVLHLSGDAKPDMASLTLGSLNFISGASVNSIDMVQRLAILMKEKNIMPELEVFDTGMINMAKYLERHNIICGVKYFNILLGNLNTAPATLRDLSHIYSSLPDNSIWAAAGLGDFQLPMNMAAIIAGGNVRVGLEDNIYYDSARTKLTTNQELVERVVRVSNELGREISTPAQTRKILGL, from the coding sequence TTGGAATTTGTAATAGAAAAAGCTAAACCTGAAAATAGGTCTGATATAATAGATGTCTTAGCACCATGGAATCTACATAAAATACCTTCTCCAGAAGCATTGGAAATTGATTTTGAGTTTTTCTTTGTAGCAAAAGTTATGGGAAAAATTATTGGAGTCTCTGGATATCAATTACTTTCAAATGATATAGCGGAGACAAGATCGCTTGCAGTTTATCCGGAGTTCCAAGGTTCCGGTATTGGTAAAGAACTTCAAGATATCAGACTTGAAGCCATGTCTAAAGCCGGAATCAAAAAAGTCATAACATATACCGATAGGCAAGAGACTATTACTTGGTATAAAAAAAATTATGGATATGTACAAACAGGAATAACTAAAAAGAAGTCTGACCATGGACTTAAAGATGTTGATATCTGGACAAAATTAGAACTTGATTTAACTCAGTATATAAATAAGAAAACTATTATAGTTAGAGATAAACTTAAATATATAGAGTTAAATGAACCAGCGCCATTATCAGCGTATAAACCACTAATAATAAATGTGGCACTAACCGGAATGGTACCTACAAAGAGACTTACTCCTTATGTACCAATCTCAGTAAATGAAATCATAGAAGATGCCATAAAAGTTCATGATGCAGGAGCTAGTATAGTCCATCTTCATGCAAGGGACAAGGATGGTGTTCCAGTATCAGATGCGAAGTATTTTGAAATAATAATCTCTACATTAAGAAGAGAGAGACCAGAACTTATATGTTGTGCTACTACTTCTGGTCGTGGAGGGATTAGTTTTGAAGCACGATCTGAAGTTTTGCATCTGAGTGGAGATGCAAAACCTGATATGGCTAGCCTGACACTTGGATCACTTAACTTTATATCTGGTGCTAGTGTTAACTCTATTGATATGGTTCAACGATTAGCAATACTAATGAAAGAGAAAAATATTATGCCTGAACTCGAAGTTTTTGATACGGGTATGATAAATATGGCAAAGTATCTTGAGCGTCATAATATTATATGCGGGGTTAAGTATTTTAATATACTACTTGGAAATTTAAATACTGCACCTGCTACTTTAAGAGATCTTTCTCATATATACTCATCTCTTCCTGATAACTCTATTTGGGCTGCTGCAGGGCTTGGAGACTTTCAGTTACCTATGAATATGGCTGCAATAATAGCAGGTGGAAATGTTCGTGTTGGACTTGAAGATAATATATATTATGACAGTGCTAGAACAAAGTTAACAACAAACCAAGAGCTGGTAGAGCGTGTTGTAAGAGTGTCAAATGAGCTTGGACGTGAAATCTCTACTCCCGCACAAACACGAAAAATATTAGGACTTTAA
- a CDS encoding OsmC family protein translates to MKVSVSHQDGMKFEAKTSKSSFLIDCPVISPIEYFLAGIITCSATDIVLIPKNQDKTVTDLVVDGEVVRNEAHPCKFNTLHLTYSFNSDGDDTMAARWVMASLETYCSTINTIRDTTAISYSITHNGKLIRENEQMISGGGSNIDMGAIESCPS, encoded by the coding sequence ATGAAAGTAAGTGTTTCACATCAAGACGGTATGAAGTTTGAAGCTAAAACTTCTAAAAGTAGTTTTTTAATTGATTGTCCTGTTATCTCTCCAATTGAGTATTTCTTAGCAGGTATCATTACATGTAGTGCTACAGATATAGTTTTGATTCCAAAGAATCAGGATAAAACTGTTACAGATTTAGTTGTAGATGGTGAAGTTGTAAGAAATGAAGCTCATCCATGCAAGTTCAATACTCTGCACCTGACATATAGTTTTAACTCAGATGGTGATGATACTATGGCAGCTCGCTGGGTTATGGCATCGTTAGAGACTTATTGTTCAACTATAAACACTATACGTGATACTACAGCTATCTCTTATTCAATCACACATAATGGTAAACTTATCCGTGAAAATGAACAGATGATTTCTGGTGGTGGCTCAAACATAGATATGGGTGCAATAGAAAGCTGCCCATCTTAA
- the argH gene encoding argininosuccinate lyase — protein MDKMWSGRFSASASNLLDEFNASIMYDRKLYKEDIEGSLAHAAMLTKQEILTTEELRQITDGLNQVLSEIESGEFEWKIGDEDLHMGIEKRLTAIIGEAGKKLHTARSRNDQVAVDFRRWVLKRNLDIVGALKLLMKEILVVAEKHTETLIPGMTHLQHAQPTNFGFHLGAYLAMFKRDIARFEDSYKRNNVSPLGCAALAGTPHNVDRDMTAQLLGFDSVSVNCLDTVSDRDFALEILFNIATMMMHISRLSEELVMWSSYEFGFIELSDEYSTGSSIMPQKKNPDVPELLRGKTGRVYGSLMGLLTVMKGLPLAYNKDTQEDKEGVFDSVQTAQISLEILKEAIKTMEVKAHNMESACAVGHLAATDLADYLVEKCDIPFREAHFITGKAVAKSEELKIDLSDIEFKYLNDIDSRISEDVLEFLVLKNSMNARTSAGGTATVRTKEQLEQFKTFLEG, from the coding sequence ATGGATAAAATGTGGTCAGGTCGTTTTTCTGCGAGTGCCTCAAATTTATTGGATGAGTTTAACGCTTCAATTATGTATGACAGAAAGTTATACAAAGAAGATATTGAAGGTTCACTTGCTCACGCTGCAATGCTTACAAAACAAGAGATTTTAACTACAGAAGAACTTCGTCAAATAACTGATGGTTTAAATCAAGTATTGAGCGAAATAGAATCAGGTGAGTTTGAGTGGAAGATCGGTGATGAAGATCTGCACATGGGTATTGAAAAGCGTTTAACTGCTATTATCGGTGAAGCTGGTAAAAAGCTTCACACTGCTAGAAGTAGAAATGATCAGGTGGCAGTTGACTTTCGTCGTTGGGTTTTAAAGAGAAATTTAGATATCGTAGGTGCTCTTAAACTACTAATGAAAGAGATATTAGTTGTGGCTGAAAAACATACTGAGACTCTTATTCCAGGAATGACTCACCTTCAGCATGCTCAACCTACTAACTTTGGTTTTCACCTAGGTGCTTATCTTGCAATGTTTAAACGTGATATTGCAAGATTTGAAGATTCATACAAGAGAAACAATGTATCTCCTCTTGGTTGTGCTGCATTAGCAGGTACTCCACACAACGTAGATAGAGATATGACAGCACAACTTTTAGGCTTTGATAGTGTTAGTGTTAACTGTTTAGATACAGTTAGTGACAGAGACTTTGCTTTAGAGATTTTATTTAATATCGCAACAATGATGATGCATATTTCTCGTCTAAGTGAAGAACTTGTAATGTGGTCAAGTTATGAGTTTGGTTTTATTGAACTTAGTGATGAATACTCAACAGGTTCATCGATTATGCCACAAAAGAAAAATCCAGATGTTCCAGAACTTCTCCGCGGAAAAACTGGTCGCGTTTATGGATCACTAATGGGACTTTTGACTGTAATGAAAGGACTTCCTTTAGCATACAACAAAGACACTCAAGAAGATAAAGAGGGTGTTTTTGATTCAGTACAAACTGCTCAAATATCTTTAGAGATTTTAAAAGAAGCTATAAAGACTATGGAAGTAAAAGCTCATAATATGGAATCTGCATGTGCAGTTGGGCATTTAGCCGCTACTGATTTAGCTGACTATTTAGTTGAAAAATGCGATATTCCTTTTCGTGAAGCTCACTTTATTACAGGAAAAGCTGTAGCAAAAAGTGAAGAATTGAAAATTGATTTAAGCGATATAGAATTTAAATACCTTAACGATATCGATTCAAGAATAAGCGAAGATGTACTTGAGTTCTTAGTTCTTAAAAATTCTATGAATGCAAGAACTTCTGCCGGTGGTACAGCAACTGTTAGAACTAAAGAGCAGTTAGAACAATTTAAAACTTTTTTAGAAGGTTAA
- a CDS encoding c-type cytochrome, translated as MNKIFLLFITISIFSFSPLSAAVYKGQKIFVKKCVDCHQAGQAFISKKKIRDWKNLMKKKGEPLADIHLKSDKAEKSWKYFNSKKYNKESKDLKQFLVEYAKDSGNVPACD; from the coding sequence ATGAATAAAATCTTTTTACTATTTATTACAATTTCTATTTTTTCTTTTTCTCCTTTAAGCGCCGCTGTGTACAAAGGTCAAAAGATTTTTGTGAAAAAATGTGTTGATTGTCATCAGGCTGGGCAAGCATTTATTTCAAAGAAAAAAATTAGAGATTGGAAAAATCTAATGAAGAAGAAGGGTGAACCTCTAGCCGATATTCATCTTAAAAGTGACAAAGCTGAAAAATCATGGAAATACTTTAATAGCAAAAAATATAACAAAGAGTCAAAAGATCTTAAACAGTTTTTAGTAGAATATGCTAAAGATAGCGGAAATGTACCTGCGTGTGACTAA
- a CDS encoding menaquinone biosynthesis decarboxylase, whose translation MKKTIELLKKNNELRVIDDELDIYLEIPHLAYAEVKKKDGGKAILFTNVVDKKSGKKFSEPVFMNVFGSYKRCELLFGRTIESVADEITNLLHMKPPEGFLNKISMAKELFSLKNIFPKRLKGKGACQEVVYLNEDIDLSKLPVLTTWEQDGGPFITMGQVYTQSLDGELVNLGMYRLQVYDKDHLGMHWQIHKDSSHFFDQYQKAGKKMPVSVAIGGDPLYTWCATAPLPYGVNELLMYGLIKKEPAKLVKSLTTPLYIPADVDYVIEGWVDTQDMRIEGPFGDHTGYYTLEEPYPVMQVSAITTRKNPTFLATVVGKPPLEDKYMGWATGKIFFPLLKTTVPDLIDYHMPENAGFHNLILAKMQPHYKGHAKQFMHAFWGAGQMSFVKHAIFLDENSPKLGNYEALTSYILDRFTPKSLFISEGILDALDHSSPETLVGGKLGIDATAAHKVEPPQLLGDEELLHRIQEVIPDATGVHQYMRRTKNPVTVISVNKTKSAKDYFDALVDLSTNIRIVIFVDEKKNDILNPYMLIWRVTNNMDALRDVFISGLMVGVDGTNKTALDGFTREWPDDVDCTPNVVEELKAKGLWDLDEKLYKEFQL comes from the coding sequence ATGAAAAAAACAATAGAACTTTTAAAAAAAAATAATGAATTAAGAGTTATTGATGATGAACTAGATATATATTTAGAAATTCCTCACTTAGCTTACGCAGAGGTAAAGAAAAAAGATGGCGGTAAGGCTATCCTTTTTACGAATGTAGTTGATAAAAAAAGCGGCAAAAAATTCAGTGAACCTGTGTTTATGAATGTTTTTGGTTCATATAAACGATGTGAACTTTTGTTTGGCCGTACAATAGAGTCAGTAGCTGATGAGATTACAAATTTACTGCATATGAAACCACCTGAAGGTTTTTTAAATAAAATTTCTATGGCTAAAGAGCTTTTTTCACTTAAAAATATTTTTCCAAAACGTTTAAAAGGCAAGGGCGCTTGTCAAGAAGTTGTATATCTAAATGAAGATATAGACTTGTCAAAACTACCGGTTTTAACAACTTGGGAACAAGATGGTGGCCCTTTTATTACAATGGGTCAGGTTTATACTCAAAGCTTAGATGGCGAGTTGGTTAACCTTGGGATGTATAGACTTCAAGTTTATGACAAAGATCATTTAGGAATGCACTGGCAGATTCATAAAGACTCGTCTCACTTTTTCGATCAATATCAAAAAGCTGGTAAGAAGATGCCTGTTTCTGTTGCTATAGGTGGTGATCCACTTTATACTTGGTGTGCTACTGCTCCTCTTCCATACGGAGTAAATGAACTTTTAATGTATGGACTTATAAAAAAAGAACCAGCTAAGTTAGTAAAGTCTTTAACCACTCCTCTATATATTCCAGCAGATGTTGATTATGTGATTGAAGGCTGGGTTGACACGCAAGATATGAGAATAGAAGGACCTTTTGGTGATCATACTGGTTACTACACTTTAGAAGAACCATATCCAGTGATGCAAGTTAGTGCAATAACTACTAGAAAAAATCCGACATTTTTAGCGACTGTTGTTGGAAAGCCACCTTTAGAAGATAAGTACATGGGTTGGGCAACTGGTAAGATTTTCTTTCCTTTGTTAAAGACAACTGTTCCTGATTTAATTGATTATCATATGCCTGAAAATGCAGGTTTTCATAACCTTATATTAGCTAAGATGCAACCACACTACAAGGGGCATGCAAAACAATTTATGCATGCTTTTTGGGGTGCAGGACAGATGAGTTTTGTAAAGCATGCAATCTTTTTAGATGAGAACTCTCCAAAGCTTGGTAATTATGAAGCTTTGACTTCATATATATTAGATAGATTCACTCCAAAATCTCTTTTTATATCAGAAGGTATTCTAGATGCTCTTGACCACTCATCCCCAGAAACGCTTGTTGGTGGAAAACTTGGTATTGATGCTACTGCTGCTCATAAAGTAGAACCACCACAACTTTTAGGCGATGAAGAACTGCTTCACAGAATTCAAGAAGTAATACCAGATGCAACAGGTGTACATCAATATATGAGACGTACAAAAAACCCAGTAACAGTTATTAGTGTAAATAAAACTAAATCAGCAAAAGATTATTTTGATGCACTTGTTGATTTAAGTACAAATATCAGAATCGTTATTTTTGTGGATGAAAAGAAAAATGATATATTAAATCCATATATGCTAATTTGGCGTGTTACGAATAATATGGATGCACTTAGAGATGTGTTTATTTCAGGATTAATGGTTGGAGTTGACGGCACAAATAAAACTGCTCTAGACGGTTTTACTCGCGAATGGCCTGATGATGTCGATTGTACTCCAAATGTGGTAGAAGAATTAAAAGCAAAAGGCTTGTGGGACTTAGATGAGAAGCTCTATAAAGAGTTTCAATTATAG
- the hemC gene encoding hydroxymethylbilane synthase — protein MNKLVIATRVSDLALWQAYHIKARVEASYPEITVELNKIVSNGDKVLDKPLALIGGKGHFTKELEDEMLAGNADIAVHSLKDVPTYIPEGLELVAVTQRQDQSDVFLSHKHATLEDLPQGAVVGTTSLRRRMQLLQQRPDLKVKDLRGNVNTRLRKLSEGQYDAIILAWIGLHRLDLLKDVPFTQKLSLDMMIPPMGQAALGIEIVCGNAKVREIAESLKDLNTFICTQIERDFISKIGAGCSAPVACNAVIDDNIITFRVMLGFPDGTNIMQEKVVINVEDSDNLGSELAKKMIDNGALELLKDAEKIAFKDEMPQRL, from the coding sequence ATGAATAAATTAGTAATAGCAACTAGAGTATCTGATTTAGCACTTTGGCAAGCTTATCATATAAAAGCCAGAGTGGAAGCAAGTTATCCAGAGATAACTGTTGAGTTGAATAAAATTGTAAGTAATGGTGATAAAGTCTTAGATAAGCCATTGGCATTAATAGGTGGAAAAGGTCACTTTACAAAAGAGTTAGAGGATGAGATGCTAGCAGGAAATGCTGATATTGCAGTTCATAGTTTAAAAGATGTTCCTACATACATTCCAGAAGGTTTAGAACTGGTAGCTGTTACACAGCGTCAAGATCAGAGTGATGTTTTTCTATCACACAAACATGCAACTCTTGAAGATTTACCTCAAGGAGCAGTAGTTGGAACAACTAGTTTAAGAAGAAGAATGCAACTTCTACAGCAACGTCCAGATCTTAAAGTAAAAGATTTAAGAGGTAATGTAAACACTAGACTTAGAAAACTTTCTGAGGGTCAATATGATGCAATTATCTTAGCTTGGATTGGTCTTCATAGATTAGATTTACTTAAAGATGTTCCATTTACTCAAAAATTATCACTGGATATGATGATACCTCCAATGGGGCAGGCTGCTCTTGGAATAGAGATAGTCTGTGGTAATGCTAAAGTAAGAGAGATAGCTGAAAGTTTAAAAGATTTAAATACATTTATCTGTACACAAATAGAGAGAGATTTTATCTCTAAAATAGGAGCTGGCTGTTCTGCTCCGGTTGCCTGTAATGCTGTAATTGATGATAATATAATTACTTTTAGGGTTATGTTGGGCTTTCCTGATGGCACAAATATAATGCAAGAAAAAGTAGTTATAAATGTTGAAGATAGTGACAATTTAGGTTCAGAACTAGCTAAAAAAATGATAGATAATGGTGCTTTAGAATTATTAAAAGATGCAGAAAAAATCGCATTTAAAGATGAAATGCCACAAAGATTATAA
- a CDS encoding DsbA family protein — protein MSLMLKLLATALLLSSFAQAATSNEDIEKFLKKSFEGNPNIIKLSVKVEQSIPLAQVKGWNAFIVGVDATVKAKEGTRDVKQKMIWFSNGDTISPDLIDVKTGISLKDSVSPSFELKYYKKENLIYGNADATHRVAIFSDPLCPFCRNFVPAAINTMKKDPKKFAVYYYHFPLPSLHPAAVELVKAAVAAEIQGKKDVVLKLYTVNVKSDEKDINKILAAFNSVMGTNITPADLKSEAVLNHIKSDLDIANALMVNGTPTMFFDDKLDKTKRKFEKAE, from the coding sequence ATGTCATTGATGTTGAAATTATTAGCGACAGCTCTACTTCTAAGTAGTTTTGCTCAAGCAGCTACTTCCAACGAAGATATAGAAAAGTTTTTAAAAAAGTCATTTGAGGGTAACCCAAATATAATCAAACTTAGTGTTAAAGTTGAACAATCAATTCCTCTTGCGCAGGTAAAAGGTTGGAATGCATTTATAGTAGGTGTAGATGCTACAGTAAAAGCTAAAGAAGGAACACGTGACGTTAAGCAGAAAATGATTTGGTTCTCTAACGGAGATACTATTTCTCCTGATCTTATAGACGTTAAAACAGGCATTTCTTTAAAAGATTCAGTTTCTCCGTCATTTGAATTGAAATATTATAAAAAAGAGAATCTTATCTATGGAAATGCAGATGCTACTCATAGGGTAGCAATCTTCTCTGATCCACTTTGCCCATTTTGTAGAAACTTTGTTCCTGCGGCAATAAACACTATGAAAAAAGATCCAAAGAAGTTTGCTGTATACTATTATCACTTTCCTCTTCCTTCACTTCATCCTGCAGCTGTAGAGTTAGTTAAAGCAGCAGTTGCAGCTGAAATACAAGGCAAAAAAGATGTTGTGCTGAAACTTTATACTGTAAATGTTAAATCAGATGAAAAAGATATTAACAAGATATTAGCTGCATTTAACTCTGTTATGGGAACAAACATTACTCCTGCAGATTTAAAATCAGAAGCAGTTTTAAATCATATTAAAAGTGATTTAGATATAGCAAATGCTCTTATGGTTAATGGAACTCCGACTATGTTCTTTGATGATAAGTTAGATAAAACAAAAAGAAAATTTGAAAAGGCCGAATAA
- a CDS encoding FxsA family protein yields MIYFVIYLFLEVLISVNISSAIGGLATFFEIVLTAFIGISILVNFRTTLLHNITAVSYHAIDLTEFQRLNLFTIIGAILLIIPGFLTDIIGVVMQFSVFTSMLVNRYNVQSGNYHPSNTQENIEKNIQKDSDVIDVEIISDSSTSK; encoded by the coding sequence ATGATTTACTTTGTAATATATCTTTTTTTAGAAGTTCTAATCTCTGTTAATATCTCATCAGCTATTGGTGGTTTAGCAACATTTTTTGAGATTGTTTTAACTGCTTTTATAGGTATATCAATACTAGTGAATTTTAGAACAACCCTGCTGCATAATATTACCGCCGTCTCTTACCATGCCATTGATTTAACAGAGTTTCAGAGACTTAATCTTTTTACAATCATTGGTGCTATATTACTGATAATTCCAGGTTTTTTAACTGACATAATTGGTGTAGTGATGCAGTTTAGTGTTTTTACTAGCATGCTCGTTAACCGTTATAATGTACAATCCGGTAATTATCATCCGAGTAATACTCAAGAAAATATAGAAAAAAACATACAAAAGGATTCAGATGTCATTGATGTTGAAATTATTAGCGACAGCTCTACTTCTAAGTAG
- the proS gene encoding proline--tRNA ligase, whose product MRRSRAFIPTTKEVPNDATLPSHQFLVRGGFINQQGAGLYNFLPLGKIVLEKIRTIVKEELDMAGCNEVQLSFVTPIGLWDRSGRADAMGKEMLRIQDRHQNDFVLSPTNEEAMVELVKNRVTSYKDLPLNLYQINTKFRDEARPRYGLLRGREFLMKDGYSFHASTEDMIREFDLMEETYKKIFTRLGLDFRVVQADSGAIGGEGSKEFHVLADSGEDTIIVCESCDYGANIETIFDNEEEVDALNEKTYEELQTKEISEKCSCGGNLSFKKGIEVGHIFQLGTKYSSALEANFSDENGKPRPFEMATFGIGVSRLVASVIEQNHDENGCIWTKETAPYTINIMVSNIKDETQMTLGEELYLKLLGENVEAMFDDRKERFGFKMKDAELIGFPYTVIIGKELDNGLVQVYDRKTQEKISVKTGDIYKHIMELI is encoded by the coding sequence ATGAGAAGAAGCCGCGCTTTTATACCAACAACTAAAGAAGTACCAAACGATGCAACTCTGCCGTCACATCAGTTTTTAGTAAGAGGTGGGTTTATAAACCAACAAGGTGCTGGACTTTATAACTTTCTGCCATTAGGTAAAATTGTATTAGAAAAGATTAGAACTATTGTAAAAGAAGAGTTAGACATGGCTGGCTGTAATGAAGTACAATTAAGCTTTGTGACGCCTATCGGCCTATGGGATAGAAGTGGTCGTGCAGATGCAATGGGCAAAGAGATGCTTCGTATTCAAGACAGACACCAAAATGATTTTGTACTTAGTCCTACGAATGAAGAAGCTATGGTAGAACTTGTTAAAAATAGAGTAACAAGTTATAAAGATTTACCTCTTAATCTATATCAGATTAATACAAAATTTCGTGATGAAGCAAGACCTAGATATGGACTTTTACGTGGTCGTGAATTTTTAATGAAAGATGGTTACTCTTTTCATGCTTCAACAGAAGATATGATTAGAGAGTTCGATTTGATGGAAGAGACTTACAAAAAGATCTTTACAAGACTTGGTCTTGACTTTAGAGTAGTTCAAGCTGACAGTGGAGCTATAGGTGGAGAAGGAAGTAAAGAGTTCCATGTTTTAGCTGACAGCGGTGAAGACACTATCATTGTATGTGAGAGTTGTGATTATGGTGCAAATATAGAAACTATATTTGACAATGAAGAAGAAGTTGATGCTTTAAATGAGAAAACTTATGAAGAGTTACAAACAAAAGAAATAAGTGAAAAATGTTCTTGTGGTGGAAATTTAAGTTTCAAAAAGGGTATTGAAGTTGGACATATCTTCCAACTCGGAACTAAATACTCTAGCGCACTTGAAGCAAACTTTAGTGATGAAAATGGTAAGCCGAGACCTTTTGAGATGGCGACATTCGGTATAGGCGTTAGTAGACTTGTAGCATCTGTGATCGAGCAAAACCATGATGAAAATGGCTGTATCTGGACAAAAGAGACAGCTCCATATACGATAAATATTATGGTGTCAAATATTAAAGATGAAACACAAATGACACTTGGAGAAGAGTTGTATTTAAAACTTCTAGGTGAAAATGTTGAAGCTATGTTTGATGATAGAAAAGAAAGATTTGGCTTCAAGATGAAAGATGCAGAACTTATCGGCTTTCCATATACTGTAATTATTGGTAAAGAGTTGGATAATGGACTTGTTCAAGTATATGATAGAAAAACACAAGAAAAAATTTCAGTAAAGACGGGTGATATTTATAAGCATATTATGGAGTTAATCTAG